CCTCGGTAGACAGCTGCTGTAGTTATTTTCCTTGAGCCATACCTCTGGAGACGACCAGGTGAGCACGGCTATGTTATGTAGGGGTAACAACTAAACGAGGATCGTCGTTAGGTTTTTCCAGGAAGAGATACCGAAGAGATACTCCTTCAGTAAAATCTTATATCGACAATTTACTGCTGTAGTGTTGCTATTCAAGCCGTATTCTTTTACACATTGAGATAGCGCAGATGTCAGATAACCCGGAAAGAGGTAAGCCCCAATACTCAGTTGCAGAAAACTCACAACTTGCTCCCAGACGTTAAGATAGATGATATGGCagcctcatcctcatcctcatcctccgAACCCCATTACACCCTCTCACCTCATCCACCTCACGCCGACTCATCATTTCACCCCTTACCCACCGATCCAAcgcctcctcctcagccTATGTCCCTTCGCGAAGCCCCTGGACCCGACGTCTTTCCGGATCACCGGCCCACTCTTGCCGAATTCCGCGCCAAAGAAGGTCCTGCAGCAAGAGCTTCAAAACTCAGAGTCCTTTGGAAATCccttccccctcttccATCCATTCCTGACGGTGATGAACCTACACCGACACAAAAGATGCAGCTCCCTGGCCAGGGTACTACCGCTGCCCTGTCACCCGAGCGTGCTGAGAGGTTAAGAAGGCTCTATGAAGAAGAATTGGTCAAGCGTATTAGTGAGAAGAGGCCGGATAGTTCGTTATGGGGCGGACCTGATGACCTTGAGCCGGAAATGAGGAATTTAAAGGGCAAAAATATCGCATGGCAAGATTTCAGGCGGTTCTTATGGGATAAAGAGAAAGAGTTGTGGGATATCTTCCAGGAACTGGATCATAATGCGGACGGCCGTCTTGATGCGCAAGAGATGCGAGCGGCACTTGCTCGTTCAGGGGTGGACGTCACACCAGCAACTGTTTCTGATCTTGTCCATTTCCTTGCCAGTCACTCGAACAAAGAAGGATTACCCGGAGGGCCCCCGCAGGAAGGTTCAGAAGAGGGGATATATCTTACATTCGCCGATTTTAGAGATTTCTTGATCATGTTGCCGAGAAAAGCGACGCCATTTGAAATATACAAGTGTAAGCACATCCGTCCTTCTTGTCATCCTAAACTAATTTCCTATAGTCTATCAAGTCCGAAAACGATTCTCTGACGGCCGAGGTGCCGCTCGTGTCGACAAAGAAGGCGATATCAATATCTCCTTCCCCAAAGCTCCTAACTCCCCTCAAACATCCACCGCTGCTGGTTTCTTCAGCCCCCCGAAACAAcgcaaagaagaagacgaagagtTTGCCGACACCCCCGGAGTGTACGAGGAGGAAGTTGAAATTGTGCAGGAAGATAGGCATGAGGCGTGGAGGTTCCTCTTGGCGGGTGGTATTGCCGGTGCCGTATCGCGGACGGTGACGGCTCCATTTGACAGGCTGAAAGTCTACCTCATCACGACTGATGATTTTTCGGCCTTTAATCGCCATCCGCATTTCAACCATCCTTTACGAATTGGCTTCAGGGCGGTGACGAACCTGTGGGGAGCGGTGCAGAGGATTTATGTGGACGGTGGAGGAATGAGAGCGTTCTGGGTTGGGAACGGGTTGAACGTGACAAAGATCTTCCCTGTAAATATCCCCCGTCTCGGCATTCTCAAGAAGTTGAAGCTTATAATCACATAGGAATCCGCTATCAAATTCGTCTCATACGAACAATCCAAAAAATTCCTCGCCAAATACTGGGATCAAGTCTCAGACCCATCAGAACTCTCGTCCTCTTCCCGCTTCATCTCTGGCGGTGTCGGCGGTATCACCTCCCAACTGAGCATTTACGGTCTCGAAACACTCAAAACGCGGATACAGAGCGATATCGGTCCGAACCAAGGATGGAGCCATGTCGTCAAGACCGCAAAGGAAATGTGGAAAGCCGGAGGGGTCAGGACGTATTACCGCGGATTGACTTTGGGTCTGATCGGCGTTTTCCCCTATAGTGCGATTGATATGGGAACGTATGAGACACTCAAGACGGCGTATTGTCGGTCGACAGATACGGATGAGCCGCCTGTATTTGCCGTACTCTCGTTTGGTGCGCTTTCAGGGTCTATTGGCGCTGCATCTGTTTATCGTAAGCCTCTCTCTATACATTCCTACTCTTTTTCCCCCTACCTTTCTTCTTGTCAGCATCACGTAATCGAAGACTAacctcgtcttcttcccacTCTTAGCTGTCAACCTCCTTCGAACACGTCTCCAAGCCTCTGGCTCATCTGGCCACCCACATAAATACACAGGCTTCCGCGACGTCTTGCAGCATACCCTCAAGAatgaaggatggagaggcCTTTATAAAGGGTTGTTGCCTAGTATATTGAAGGTGGGCCCTGCGGTGGGTGTTAGCTGGATTGTCTACGAAGAGTCAAAGAGGATGCTGGGTGTTTAAGAATGAAACGACGAGGGATTTGATCGTGAGCAATGATGAGCTGAGATATGATTGAGGGATGGAGGAATGGAAGTTGGATGGAATCGAGGAGACGGACAGTTAGAAGAAGATGTCAGAATTCAAGAAACTCAAACGTAAATTTTATCGCATAGACacaatcttcttcctctttaTTCCCCCAACATAGGCATGAGCTGCGAACGTAGATGTAATGTAAACTAACTACAATGAATTTGATGCCATCTGCCAGGAGGGAAGACAGAAATAATCAATGCAATATGAATCTGAGATATTTCATTGCAGCATTGATGAGGCAAGATCTCATGGAGTTTGCGACGATTGTACTCTTCTGTCCCATACTCTGCTTCGCGTATAGTATAGCTTTcatctctccctctccctctccctctccctctccctctccctctccctctccctcgCCCTCCTCTCCGCATCAGTCTCTGCTTCCTTCATCTTGGCCACCATCAACCGGCGCCTAAGTTCTTTCTTCCGTTCTTCCTCTGTGACCTTGCGCAGGGCTCTATCCGTCGTAGCTTCTACACCTTTTCCTTTGATTTTTTTAGGATCTATGGCCTCATTGTTCTCTACAGCAAAGGCTGAGGTTGCGGCTGAAGCCGAACCGGCAGCAGAATGAGCGTCTTCTACAGGGCCACTCGACAAAGAACGTTCACGTTGAGATTCAAGGCGGGATTGAAGCTTCGCCCGAAGGACTTGTACGTTGGCGTCTTGATTGATAGAGGGAGGTTGCTCATTTGACGATGGTGATAATGATGATGCTTCTGACGGAAGGGTGGGAGGAGGGTGAGTGACGCTGCAATGATTAGCGCTGTTAGCATTGTTGTGGGGAGATCCGCCGGGCTGAGCATTTGATTTCGCTTCGGCTTTAGCTCGTTCCAATCGCTCGCGCAAAGACAACTTGGAGGATGCTTGCTGCACCGCCGTCTTTAATTCAAGACCAGACTCCACCGCATCTCCGCTGATGCTCTGCACCGTCTCACTCTGATTTGACGGGTTGACTTTCGCTTCGGCAGCTTCCGCTTTGGCTTTTACCAGCTTTTCCCGTAAACTCATTCCAGGCTGATTCATGGGTGCTTTCGAGGCGGCCGCACCTTTAATAGAAAGTTTTCTTCCGACCATATGAGGGAGCAAATCCCTTCCCGTTTGACCTTCCGAGTTGCTTTGCGGTGGGATAGTAGACTCAGGTATAGTTGGTCCTAGACGTGAGGCAAGGGAAGGTGGAGAACGTATGTGAGGTGGTTTGTGACGTCGGTCGTTCCTCGTAGAACtatcctcatcatcatccaaaCCCTTCTTCGCTGGGCGAGGCGGCGAAGGGAATAGCTCAATCCTTTGTTTGGTTCCGGGCCCTTTCCCACGTTCGTCTTCAATTTCATTCCTGCCGTTATTACTGCCCCATGCCCGCATGCCTCTTCCATCAGCTCGCGTACGTGCCTTCGAGGCCCATTCTCTGTCACGTTCCCTTTCCAGCTCATGGGGTCGACTTCTTTTcgctcttcctcctggACCTGTATGTTCCCATCCTTTGTCCGGGCCACGCTCTCGATTCCTGGCTCGCCCTAGGATAGATTCAC
This DNA window, taken from Cryptococcus gattii WM276 chromosome C, complete sequence, encodes the following:
- a CDS encoding Calcium-binding mitochondrial carrier SAL1 (Suppressor of AAC2 lethality), putative (Similar to TIGR gene model, INSD accession AAW42549.1), translating into MSDNPERDVKIDDMAASSSSSSSEPHYTLSPHPPHADSSFHPLPTDPTPPPQPMSLREAPGPDVFPDHRPTLAEFRAKEGPAARASKLRVLWKSLPPLPSIPDGDEPTPTQKMQLPGQGTTAALSPERAERLRRLYEEELVKRISEKRPDSSLWGGPDDLEPEMRNLKGKNIAWQDFRRFLWDKEKELWDIFQELDHNADGRLDAQEMRAALARSGVDVTPATVSDLVHFLASHSNKEGLPGGPPQEGSEEGIYLTFADFRDFLIMLPRKATPFEIYKFYQVRKRFSDGRGAARVDKEGDINISFPKAPNSPQTSTAAGFFSPPKQRKEEDEEFADTPGVYEEEVEIVQEDRHEAWRFLLAGGIAGAVSRTVTAPFDRLKVYLITTDDFSAFNRHPHFNHPLRIGFRAVTNLWGAVQRIYVDGGGMRAFWVGNGLNVTKIFPESAIKFVSYEQSKKFLAKYWDQVSDPSELSSSSRFISGGVGGITSQLSIYGLETLKTRIQSDIGPNQGWSHVVKTAKEMWKAGGVRTYYRGLTLGLIGVFPYSAIDMGTYETLKTAYCRSTDTDEPPVFAVLSFGALSGSIGAASVYPVNLLRTRLQASGSSGHPHKYTGFRDVLQHTLKNEGWRGLYKGLLPSILKVGPAVGVSWIVYEESKRMLGV